The genomic stretch ACTCGCATTAATCGTCATACGCCCTTTAAAGCGTAATTTCGACAACGCATAAGCGCCTAAAATCCCCAAAACAACTGCAATCCCGGCCGCAAAAACCGAAACAACCAAACTATTTTTAAAGTACGTTAAAAACGGAAAAATATCTGGGTTGAAAATATCGATGTAATGCTGGAAAGTGAATTCTTTCGGGAAAAATGTTGGATGTGTTGAAATGGCTTCTTTACTGCTCTTAAATGAAGTCATTAACATAATCGCAAATGGGAACAACGTGATACATAAAAATGCAACCATCGTCACATAAAACGCGATTTTCTTTGTTCTTTTTGACTTTTTACTACTTACCGCCATTCAAATCCACCCGCTTTCTTGCAAAAATAATCACAACAAAAATAATGACAAATAATATGACAGAAATCGCTGCTGCTTTCCCTAAATCATTGAATGCGAATGCTGTTTTATATAAATAAACTCCAAGGATGTTTACTTTATTCGTGAGTAAGTATACATCGGTGAACATATAGAACATCCAAATCGCACGAAGCGTAATAACTGTCGCAAGTACCGGCATAATCGCTGGCAAAGTAACAATTTTGAATTTATCCCAAATGTTCGCTCCGTCCATATCAGCCGCCTCATAAAGCGACTTATCGACCGTTTGCAAAATCGCTAAAAACGAAATAAATGCATACGGGAAGTAACGCCATATTGCAAAAAAGGTTACTAAAAAGAAACTAGAAACTGGATTATCAAACCAAAGTGGCGCTTCTTTGAACAGATGGAGTACATCCACAGTCATAAAATTAATTACGCCATAACCATTATTAAACATATATTTCCATGCAAAAATAAGAGAAATAGATGGTGTTACATATGACAAAATAATAAGCGACCGAGCCGTTCTTCTAAAACGAAATTCGCGGTTAAAGAAAATCGCCACAAGTAGTCCCATCCCAGTACTTCCAACCACTACAAGTACTGTATAAGCCACAGTAAGACCTAGTGATTTATAAAACTCTGGATCCTTCAAAATATCTATATAGTTTTGTAAACCGATAAAGACTGATTTAATATTCGGATTTAGTGGCATATCTAAAAAACTAATCTGGATATTTGAAATCATCGGATATAAAACAAGTGCTGCCAGTAAAACAAAACTTGGCGCAAGTAAAATCATTGCTAACTTAAAGTCGGACCTTTTATATACTTTCGTTTTCATAATGCCTCCTTAAATCAAAAAGCGACGTACTAAACTGTTAAAAAAGACGGGGAGACTCAACTCCCCGCTATTTGATTATTTACCTTCTTCAGCTTTTTTCTGTGCAGCTTTTAAGTCCGCTGATACATCGCCACCGCCAACAGTTACGTTATTAACCATCTGTGCGATAATGCCTGAGCTAGTAATATCTCCCATTTTTGTAAGGTTTTTACCGTCAACAAGTCCGAAAACTTGGATGTCATTGAATGATGCTGCGATTTCATTTGGAAGTTCACCAAACGATTTAATTACTTCATTTTCTTTGTATGCTTTTTGTTCTACTACTTCTTTATTTACTGGTTGCGCTCCACCTGGAGACATTAATACCCAAGTTGCCATATTTTCTGGTTGAGACAAGTATTCAACAAATTTCTTCGTTGCTTTCTTTTGCTCATCATCAAGTCCTGCTGAAATAGTTAAACCAGAAACTGTACCATAAACTGCTTTTTCTTTTTCTTCTGGAATTGCGAAACCGATATTTTTTGGATCGCCTTCTTCATAAACAGATGGAAGGATATACGTAGAGTACATTGCCATCGGAACTGTTCCATTCATAAATGCATCTTTAATTTCAGTTACATCATTTGAACCAGGCATCGTGTATGCTGACAAATCTTTATAATATTGAAGTGCTTCTTTCATTTCTGGTGTATCAATCGTTACATTACCTTTTGCATCTAAAACATTGGCTTTATTAGAAAGTG from Listeria monocytogenes ATCC 19117 encodes the following:
- a CDS encoding carbohydrate ABC transporter permease, which codes for MKTKVYKRSDFKLAMILLAPSFVLLAALVLYPMISNIQISFLDMPLNPNIKSVFIGLQNYIDILKDPEFYKSLGLTVAYTVLVVVGSTGMGLLVAIFFNREFRFRRTARSLIILSYVTPSISLIFAWKYMFNNGYGVINFMTVDVLHLFKEAPLWFDNPVSSFFLVTFFAIWRYFPYAFISFLAILQTVDKSLYEAADMDGANIWDKFKIVTLPAIMPVLATVITLRAIWMFYMFTDVYLLTNKVNILGVYLYKTAFAFNDLGKAAAISVILFVIIFVVIIFARKRVDLNGGK
- a CDS encoding ABC transporter substrate-binding protein — protein: MKKKSLVLLVVVLVLSAVLAACGGKESSSKEVTIEFMHSSVEKERLDVINKLIADFEKENPTIKIKQIPVEEDAFNTKVVTLARSGKLPAVMEVSQDFAKVMDKDELIDQDAVKEVIDSVGEDKYYEGATNLVRSEDGKSYIAAPLSGWVQGIWYNKKALADAGFEEPKNWADIEKVAKKFTNKADKKYGIAIPTAESTMSEQAFSQFALSNKANVLDAKGNVTIDTPEMKEALQYYKDLSAYTMPGSNDVTEIKDAFMNGTVPMAMYSTYILPSVYEEGDPKNIGFAIPEEKEKAVYGTVSGLTISAGLDDEQKKATKKFVEYLSQPENMATWVLMSPGGAQPVNKEVVEQKAYKENEVIKSFGELPNEIAASFNDIQVFGLVDGKNLTKMGDITSSGIIAQMVNNVTVGGGDVSADLKAAQKKAEEGK